From the Pseudomonas baltica genome, one window contains:
- a CDS encoding phosphotransferase, whose product MPEQDVRLQHLEVWLAEQLTHLFNDQGWGAVPPVSLVAASSDASFRRYFRWAADGRSFIIMDAPPPQENCEPFVKIAGLLKKSGINVPQIHAQDLEHGFLLLSDLGKQTYLDVIDAENATAKFADAIDALIALQQLPMDTPLPSYDVPLLRRELELFPEWYVRRHLGVEFDVQQLQRWQRVSELLIDSALAQPKVLVHRDYMPRNLMDSEPNPGVLDFQDAVYGPVTYDVTCLFKDAFLSWPEERVQGWLHDYWRQAAAKGIPVQADFAEFQRASDLMGVQRHLKVIGIFARICHRDGKPRYLADVPRFFAYIETVLARRPELADLADLLRSLPAAAKGAQS is encoded by the coding sequence ATGCCTGAGCAAGATGTACGCCTGCAACACCTCGAAGTCTGGCTTGCGGAGCAGCTGACACACCTCTTCAACGACCAGGGCTGGGGCGCTGTACCCCCGGTTTCATTGGTCGCAGCCAGTAGTGATGCGAGCTTCCGGCGGTATTTCCGCTGGGCCGCCGACGGCAGAAGTTTCATCATCATGGACGCTCCTCCCCCCCAGGAAAACTGCGAACCGTTCGTAAAAATCGCTGGGTTGTTGAAAAAAAGCGGGATAAATGTCCCGCAAATTCATGCTCAAGACCTCGAGCACGGCTTTCTTTTGCTCAGCGACCTGGGCAAACAGACCTATCTGGACGTCATCGATGCCGAAAATGCCACGGCAAAGTTCGCCGATGCCATCGATGCACTGATCGCCCTGCAGCAGTTGCCCATGGATACGCCGCTGCCCAGCTATGACGTGCCGCTGTTGCGCCGCGAGCTGGAGTTGTTCCCCGAATGGTATGTGCGCCGGCATCTGGGCGTGGAGTTCGATGTGCAACAGCTGCAACGCTGGCAGCGGGTCAGCGAGTTGTTGATCGACAGCGCACTGGCGCAGCCTAAGGTGCTGGTCCACCGTGACTATATGCCGCGCAACCTGATGGACAGCGAACCGAACCCCGGCGTGCTGGATTTTCAGGATGCCGTCTACGGGCCGGTAACCTATGACGTGACGTGCCTGTTCAAGGACGCCTTCTTGAGCTGGCCCGAGGAACGCGTGCAGGGTTGGTTGCACGACTATTGGCGGCAGGCCGCCGCCAAGGGTATTCCGGTGCAGGCCGATTTCGCCGAGTTTCAGCGGGCCAGCGATTTGATGGGGGTGCAGCGTCACCTCAAGGTCATCGGTATCTTCGCGCGCATCTGCCACCGTGATGGCAAGCCGCGTTACCTGGCCGACGTGCCGCGCTTCTTCGCTTATATAGAGACAGTGCTGGCACGCCGACCTGAACTGGCCGATCTGGCCGATCTGCTGCGCTCGCTGCCCGCTGCGGCCAAGGGCGCCCAATCATGA
- the murU gene encoding N-acetylmuramate alpha-1-phosphate uridylyltransferase MurU: MKAMILAAGKGERMRPLTLHTPKPLVRAGGVPLIEYHIRALAKAGFKQVVINHAWLGQQIEDHLGDGQRFGVQLSYSPEGEPLETGGGILRALPLLGDEPFVIVNADLWTDYDFARLHRPIEGLAHLVLVNNPVQHPLGDFVLNKGKVRDGLPGEAQLTYSGISILHPALFANCQPGAFKLAPLFRQAMSQAQVSGEHFTGQWIDVGTHERLADVERLLAERQ; encoded by the coding sequence ATGAAGGCGATGATTCTGGCCGCGGGCAAGGGCGAGCGTATGCGCCCGCTCACATTGCACACCCCCAAGCCGCTAGTGCGCGCCGGCGGCGTGCCCTTGATCGAATACCATATCAGGGCGCTGGCCAAGGCCGGCTTCAAGCAGGTCGTCATCAACCACGCCTGGCTGGGGCAGCAGATCGAAGACCATCTGGGCGATGGTCAGCGCTTCGGCGTGCAACTGAGCTATTCGCCAGAAGGCGAACCGCTGGAAACCGGCGGCGGTATCTTGCGCGCATTGCCGCTGCTGGGCGACGAGCCGTTCGTGATCGTCAACGCCGATCTGTGGACCGATTATGACTTCGCTCGCCTGCACCGCCCAATAGAGGGGCTGGCCCATCTGGTGCTGGTGAATAACCCGGTGCAACATCCGCTGGGAGATTTTGTCTTGAATAAAGGCAAGGTCCGTGACGGCCTGCCAGGGGAGGCGCAATTGACGTACAGCGGTATTTCCATTCTGCACCCAGCGTTGTTCGCCAACTGCCAGCCAGGGGCATTCAAGCTGGCGCCGCTGTTTCGTCAGGCCATGAGCCAGGCGCAGGTCAGTGGCGAGCACTTCACCGGCCAGTGGATCGACGTCGGCACCCATGAGCGACTCGCCGATGTCGAACGCTTGCTGGCCGAGCGCCAATAA
- a CDS encoding TerB family tellurite resistance protein — MLWPTTLIGAGAGYAIASIPGAMLGALLGQALDRRLQLHSWANVRELLGGRPALRDDELLFVLLGRVAKSDGVVTDSHIRQARHEMAQLHLGPGAQQAAIASFGRGKTGRDNVRGHLRRLGRQAHTGEGILRACWRMAWADGGVGATERELILQWSGWLGWTRQQSLALGADYEPRRNKPPVNSGGEYQDALRLLGVNSATEPDQIKRAYRRLLSKHHPDKLEGSGANEAQVRAATERTRDLHNAYTLIRQRRDF; from the coding sequence GTGCTGTGGCCGACGACCTTGATAGGCGCGGGTGCGGGGTATGCCATCGCCAGTATTCCCGGTGCCATGCTTGGCGCTTTGCTGGGCCAGGCGCTGGATCGGCGCCTGCAACTGCACAGCTGGGCCAACGTTCGCGAATTGTTGGGCGGTCGCCCGGCATTGCGCGACGACGAATTGCTGTTCGTGTTGCTCGGGCGGGTGGCTAAAAGCGACGGGGTGGTCACCGATAGCCATATTCGTCAGGCGCGGCACGAGATGGCGCAATTGCATCTCGGGCCGGGCGCGCAGCAGGCCGCGATCGCCTCGTTCGGCCGCGGCAAGACCGGGCGCGACAATGTGCGCGGGCATCTGCGCCGTCTTGGGCGCCAGGCGCACACGGGTGAAGGGATCCTGCGGGCCTGCTGGCGCATGGCCTGGGCGGATGGTGGGGTAGGGGCGACCGAGCGCGAGTTGATCCTGCAGTGGAGCGGGTGGCTGGGCTGGACTCGCCAGCAAAGCCTGGCGCTGGGCGCCGACTACGAACCGCGACGCAACAAGCCGCCGGTCAACAGTGGTGGGGAATATCAGGATGCCTTGCGCTTGTTAGGGGTAAACAGCGCCACCGAGCCGGACCAGATCAAACGCGCCTACCGCCGACTGCTCAGCAAGCACCATCCGGACAAGCTCGAAGGCAGCGGTGCCAATGAGGCGCAGGTCCGGGCGGCGACCGAGCGCACGCGCGATCTGCACAATGCCTACACGTTGATCAGGCAGCGGCGCGATTTTTGA
- a CDS encoding alpha/beta hydrolase family protein: MSPIYRTSLAVPCFSISRSAFLCLALVSPWALAADPAPAAAPPAAPAAPRTPIMERSEEDALALTRTLPAAEQVQLQAGSDNFLALWRPANAPNGNGVVIIVPGTGETADWPQAVGPLRRKLPDGQWASLSLTVPDLLSDSPQPRAVAATPTPTESKSQSTPADANAPVEQATAADADPGDKSAAADSADEQSDADAQRIFARIDAGIAYAQTQKARSIVLLGHGSGAYWATRYLTERQPSRAQRLVMVAARAPQGATQPLEQLTSQLKVPAVDIFYGDEGTASKTAKARLEASKRVTGSQYRQVNLTVLPGDPQAEQEQLYRRVRGWLSPDKDL, encoded by the coding sequence ATGTCTCCAATCTACCGCACATCGCTCGCTGTTCCGTGCTTTTCAATTTCGCGCAGCGCCTTTTTGTGCCTGGCACTGGTTTCGCCTTGGGCGCTGGCCGCCGATCCGGCGCCCGCCGCTGCCCCGCCAGCTGCACCGGCCGCGCCCCGCACGCCCATCATGGAGCGCAGCGAAGAAGACGCACTGGCCCTGACGCGCACCCTGCCCGCCGCCGAGCAAGTGCAACTGCAAGCGGGCAGCGATAACTTTCTGGCCCTGTGGCGCCCGGCCAATGCCCCGAACGGTAACGGCGTGGTGATCATTGTCCCCGGCACCGGCGAGACTGCCGACTGGCCGCAAGCCGTCGGCCCGTTGCGGCGCAAGCTGCCGGATGGCCAGTGGGCCAGCCTGAGCCTGACGGTGCCGGACCTGCTCAGTGATTCCCCGCAACCGCGCGCCGTTGCCGCAACGCCGACACCAACCGAATCGAAAAGTCAGTCCACCCCCGCCGATGCCAATGCGCCGGTGGAGCAGGCCACGGCCGCCGATGCCGATCCGGGTGACAAGAGCGCAGCCGCCGACTCGGCCGATGAACAGTCCGACGCCGATGCCCAGCGCATATTCGCCCGTATCGATGCCGGCATCGCCTACGCGCAAACCCAGAAAGCCCGCAGCATCGTGTTGCTCGGACATGGTTCGGGCGCCTACTGGGCCACCCGCTATCTGACCGAACGCCAACCGTCGCGGGCGCAGCGACTGGTCATGGTCGCCGCCCGCGCACCGCAAGGCGCGACGCAACCGCTGGAGCAATTGACCTCGCAGCTCAAGGTCCCGGCTGTGGATATCTTTTATGGCGATGAGGGGACAGCGAGCAAAACCGCCAAGGCACGGCTGGAGGCCAGCAAGCGCGTCACCGGCAGCCAATATCGCCAGGTCAACCTGACAGTGCTGCCGGGTGACCCGCAGGCCGAGCAGGAGCAACTGTATCGGCGAGTGCGAGGGTGGTTGAGTCCGGATAAGGATCTGTAG
- a CDS encoding histidine kinase: protein MIRLCSLLLMGVLMLGVMVGGQARADVPAVASLDPVHAQWLAAHRQWRVGLILQTPYASYDRRSQQLSGLNVDVINGLAKVLPVELTWRHYPDQAALEAGLRQGDIDFAPGLTQTPSGLRLWMFSDPYMRIAERVVGERNGAVAVDLEKLGESDRVAVRMPSPVADYLRDTYSNLNIQGVPLERYALQAVLSQQASYAVVDEAQLSRLSREPEFASLAVVGDIGRPQLLRIGSRRDWPQMAGVIEAGLHDIPVKDIEQWRSRWLQPRYPTLNEAGGFWLNLCLLLLAMVLASIAILSWQRRQVRHLEDDLLRSREAVARHQAAEQALQLTQFSIDQSTVGILWVNWDSHVRYANRAAETMLGYAPGAVVDRPLIDFEPGLHMDRWLNLWKRARQGEDGSQSVETECVRADGSILPADVSLSFLRFQDGEYLVVYIQDVTERRRASAALMESEARLAGLAEQLRDLTAHLESVREEEKARIAREVHDELGQMLTVLKLETSMCELAYAQLDPGLQERLNSMKKLIAQLFQLVRDVATALRPPILDAGIGSAIEWQARRFEARTQIPCLVQVPEQLPALGDGKAIGLFRILQEALTNVMRHAQAHTVEVVLVDDGQWLSLLIIDDGIGFDPSVPSASFGLVGMRERVLMLGGNLQLDSAPGEGTQLKVAIPWV, encoded by the coding sequence ATGATTCGATTGTGCAGCCTGTTGCTGATGGGCGTACTGATGCTCGGTGTGATGGTCGGCGGGCAAGCGCGCGCCGACGTGCCTGCCGTCGCGTCCCTTGATCCCGTACACGCGCAATGGTTGGCGGCCCATCGGCAGTGGCGGGTGGGGCTGATCCTGCAAACCCCTTATGCGTCCTATGATCGACGTTCGCAGCAGTTGTCCGGGCTCAACGTCGATGTGATCAATGGCTTGGCCAAGGTACTTCCGGTGGAGTTGACCTGGCGCCATTACCCCGATCAGGCCGCGCTGGAAGCCGGGCTGCGCCAAGGCGATATCGATTTCGCCCCAGGCCTGACGCAGACGCCGTCGGGTTTGCGTCTGTGGATGTTTTCCGATCCGTACATGCGCATCGCCGAGCGTGTGGTGGGCGAGCGCAACGGCGCAGTAGCGGTCGATCTCGAAAAGCTCGGCGAGAGCGACCGCGTGGCGGTGCGCATGCCCAGCCCTGTGGCCGATTACCTGCGCGACACCTACAGCAATCTCAATATCCAGGGCGTACCGCTGGAGCGCTACGCGCTGCAGGCGGTGCTCAGCCAGCAGGCCAGCTACGCGGTGGTCGACGAAGCGCAACTCAGTCGTCTGTCCAGGGAGCCCGAATTCGCCAGCCTGGCAGTAGTGGGTGACATCGGTCGGCCGCAGCTGTTACGCATCGGGTCGAGGCGCGACTGGCCGCAGATGGCCGGCGTAATCGAGGCCGGTCTGCACGATATTCCCGTAAAGGACATCGAGCAGTGGCGATCTCGCTGGCTGCAGCCCAGATACCCGACCCTCAATGAAGCCGGCGGTTTCTGGCTGAACCTGTGCCTGCTGCTGTTGGCCATGGTGCTGGCCAGCATCGCCATTCTCAGCTGGCAGCGCCGCCAGGTACGGCATCTGGAGGACGACCTGTTGCGCTCGAGGGAGGCCGTCGCCCGTCATCAGGCCGCCGAGCAGGCGTTGCAGCTCACGCAGTTTTCCATCGATCAGAGCACGGTCGGCATTTTGTGGGTGAACTGGGACAGCCACGTGCGCTATGCCAACCGCGCCGCCGAGACCATGCTGGGCTATGCACCGGGGGCGGTGGTCGACCGGCCGCTGATCGACTTCGAGCCCGGCTTGCACATGGATCGATGGCTCAATCTGTGGAAACGCGCACGCCAGGGCGAGGACGGTTCGCAGAGTGTCGAGACCGAGTGCGTGCGCGCCGATGGCAGTATTCTGCCGGCGGACGTGTCGCTGAGTTTTCTGCGCTTCCAGGACGGTGAATACCTGGTGGTGTATATCCAGGACGTCACCGAGCGCCGCCGCGCCTCTGCCGCACTGATGGAAAGCGAAGCGCGGCTGGCCGGCCTGGCGGAACAGCTGCGGGATCTGACCGCGCACCTGGAGAGCGTGCGCGAAGAAGAGAAAGCCCGTATCGCCCGCGAGGTGCACGACGAATTGGGCCAGATGCTCACCGTGCTCAAGCTCGAAACCTCAATGTGCGAGCTGGCCTATGCGCAGCTGGATCCCGGTTTGCAGGAGCGCCTCAACAGCATGAAGAAGCTGATCGCCCAGCTGTTTCAGCTGGTGCGCGATGTGGCAACCGCCCTGCGCCCGCCGATCCTCGATGCTGGCATCGGCTCGGCCATCGAGTGGCAGGCACGGCGCTTCGAGGCGCGCACTCAGATCCCGTGCCTGGTGCAGGTGCCGGAGCAGCTCCCGGCGCTCGGCGATGGCAAGGCGATCGGCCTGTTCCGCATCCTGCAGGAGGCACTGACCAATGTCATGCGCCACGCGCAGGCGCATACTGTAGAGGTCGTGCTTGTGGATGACGGCCAGTGGCTGAGCCTGTTGATCATCGATGACGGCATCGGTTTCGATCCGAGTGTGCCCAGCGCATCGTTCGGCCTGGTCGGTATGCGTGAGCGGGTGTTGATGCTCGGTGGCAATTTGCAGCTCGACAGTGCGCCGGGGGAGGGGACTCAGCTCAAGGTGGCGATTCCGTGGGTTTGA
- a CDS encoding response regulator transcription factor yields MIRVFVAEDHTIVREGIKQLIGLAKDLFVCGEASNGEQLLEALRHTPCEVVLLDISMPGVNGLEAIPRIRALSHPPAILVLSMHDEAQMAARALKVGAAGYATKDSDPALLLTAIRRVAGGGRYIDPDLADRMVFEVGLTDSRPLHTLLSEREFSVFERLAQGANVNDIAQQLALSSKTISTHKARLMQKLKVASLAELVKYAMEHKLI; encoded by the coding sequence GTGATCCGTGTATTCGTGGCCGAAGACCACACCATCGTGCGCGAAGGCATCAAACAGTTGATCGGGCTGGCCAAGGACCTGTTCGTGTGCGGTGAGGCCAGCAATGGCGAGCAGTTGCTCGAAGCGCTGCGCCATACACCCTGCGAAGTGGTGCTGCTGGATATTTCCATGCCCGGGGTCAATGGCCTGGAGGCGATCCCACGGATTCGCGCGCTGAGCCATCCACCGGCGATCCTGGTGCTGTCGATGCACGACGAAGCGCAAATGGCGGCCCGCGCCTTGAAGGTCGGCGCCGCCGGCTATGCCACCAAGGACAGCGACCCCGCGTTGCTGCTGACTGCCATTCGTCGGGTCGCGGGCGGTGGGCGCTATATTGATCCGGACCTGGCCGATCGCATGGTGTTCGAGGTCGGCCTCACCGATTCCCGGCCGTTGCACACGCTGTTGTCCGAGCGCGAATTTTCGGTATTCGAGCGCCTCGCCCAGGGCGCCAACGTCAATGACATCGCCCAGCAACTGGCCCTGAGCAGCAAGACTATCAGCACCCACAAGGCGCGGTTGATGCAAAAGCTCAAGGTGGCGTCACTCGCCGAGCTAGTGAAATATGCGATGGAGCATAAATTGATTTGA
- a CDS encoding ABC transporter ATP-binding protein: MSVVQSSAQASEVLVSFRGVQKSYDGEALIVKDLNLDIRKGEFLTLLGPSGSGKTTSLMMLAGFETPTAGEIQLAGRSINNVPPHKRDIGMVFQNYALFPHMTVAENLAFPLSVRGLSKTDIAERVKRVLGMVQLDSFASRYPAQLSGGQQQRVALARALVFEPQLVLMDEPLGALDKQLREHMQMEIKHIHQRLGVTVVYVTHDQGEALTMSDRVAVFHQGEIQQIADPRTLYESPSNTFVANFIGENNRITGRLLSRAGDQCVVGLARGEKVTALAVNVGQIGDEVTLSIRPERIRLNGHSNECANRFSGRVAEFIYLGDHVRVRLEVCGKTDFFVKQPIAELDPSLAVGDVVPLGWQIEHGRALDPLPDAP; encoded by the coding sequence ATGAGCGTGGTTCAATCAAGCGCGCAGGCGAGCGAAGTGCTGGTCAGCTTTCGGGGCGTGCAAAAAAGCTACGACGGCGAAGCGCTGATCGTCAAAGACCTCAACCTGGATATCCGCAAAGGCGAATTCCTCACCCTGCTTGGCCCCTCGGGTTCCGGCAAGACCACCAGCCTGATGATGCTGGCCGGGTTCGAGACACCCACCGCCGGTGAAATCCAGCTGGCCGGGCGCTCGATCAACAACGTGCCGCCACACAAGCGCGACATCGGCATGGTGTTCCAGAACTACGCGCTGTTCCCGCACATGACTGTCGCCGAGAACCTGGCGTTCCCGCTGTCGGTGCGCGGCCTGAGCAAGACCGACATCGCCGAGCGAGTCAAGCGCGTGCTCGGCATGGTCCAGCTCGACAGTTTCGCCTCGCGCTACCCGGCGCAGTTGTCCGGTGGCCAGCAGCAACGCGTCGCCCTGGCCCGCGCGCTGGTGTTCGAGCCGCAGTTGGTGCTGATGGACGAACCCCTCGGCGCGCTCGACAAGCAGCTGCGCGAGCACATGCAAATGGAGATCAAGCACATTCACCAGCGTCTGGGCGTGACCGTGGTCTACGTGACACACGACCAGGGCGAAGCGCTGACGATGTCTGACCGCGTGGCGGTGTTCCACCAGGGCGAGATCCAGCAGATCGCCGACCCGCGCACCCTCTATGAATCCCCCAGCAACACCTTTGTCGCCAACTTCATCGGCGAAAATAACCGCATCACCGGGCGGCTGCTCAGTCGCGCCGGCGATCAGTGCGTGGTGGGCCTGGCCCGTGGCGAGAAGGTCACCGCGCTGGCGGTCAATGTCGGCCAGATCGGTGACGAAGTGACCCTGTCGATCCGACCTGAACGTATCCGCCTCAATGGCCATAGCAACGAATGCGCCAACCGTTTTTCCGGGCGCGTCGCCGAGTTCATCTACCTGGGCGACCACGTGCGCGTGCGTCTTGAGGTGTGTGGCAAAACCGATTTCTTCGTCAAGCAGCCGATCGCCGAGCTCGATCCGAGCCTGGCCGTGGGCGACGTAGTGCCACTGGGCTGGCAGATCGAGCACGGCCGCGCGCTCGATCCGCTGCCCGACGCACCGTAA
- a CDS encoding ABC transporter substrate-binding protein, translating to MLKHLKFTALTLGMLCAAQAMAADLTVVSFGGANKAAQVKAFYAPWEAAGNGKIIAGEYNGEMAKVKAMVDTKSVDWDLVEVESPELSRGCDEDMFETLDPKLFGNGSDYVKGAIQTCGVGFFVWSTVLAYNADKLKTAPTSWADFWDTQKFPGKRGLRKGAKYTLEFALMADGVAPKDVYKVLASKDGQNRAFKKLDELKPNIQWWEAGAQPPQYLASGDVVMSSAYNGRIAAVQKDSNLKVVWNGGIYDFDAWAIPKGAKHAEEAKKFIAYSVSPEQQKIYSSNIAYGPANSQAVPLLDKGILKDMPTTPENIANQVQIDVSFWADNGEQLEQRFNAWAAK from the coding sequence ATGCTCAAGCATCTGAAGTTCACCGCCCTCACCCTGGGCATGCTGTGTGCGGCCCAGGCCATGGCCGCCGACTTGACCGTGGTGTCGTTCGGTGGTGCCAACAAGGCCGCACAAGTCAAAGCGTTCTACGCGCCGTGGGAAGCTGCGGGCAACGGCAAGATCATCGCGGGCGAATACAACGGCGAAATGGCGAAGGTCAAAGCCATGGTCGACACCAAGAGCGTTGACTGGGATCTGGTTGAAGTTGAATCGCCCGAGCTGTCGCGCGGCTGCGACGAAGACATGTTCGAAACCCTCGACCCGAAACTGTTCGGCAATGGCAGCGACTACGTGAAGGGCGCTATCCAGACGTGCGGCGTCGGCTTCTTCGTGTGGTCCACTGTGCTGGCCTATAACGCCGACAAGCTCAAGACCGCACCGACCAGCTGGGCCGACTTCTGGGACACCCAGAAATTCCCTGGCAAACGTGGCCTGCGCAAAGGCGCCAAGTACACCCTCGAATTCGCGCTGATGGCCGACGGCGTAGCGCCCAAGGATGTCTACAAGGTCCTGGCCAGCAAAGACGGCCAGAACCGCGCGTTCAAGAAACTCGACGAACTCAAGCCCAACATCCAGTGGTGGGAAGCTGGGGCCCAGCCGCCGCAGTACCTGGCCTCGGGTGACGTGGTCATGAGCTCGGCCTACAACGGTCGCATCGCTGCCGTGCAGAAAGACAGCAACCTCAAGGTGGTGTGGAACGGCGGGATCTACGACTTCGACGCCTGGGCTATCCCTAAAGGCGCGAAACACGCCGAAGAAGCGAAGAAGTTCATCGCCTACAGCGTTTCGCCCGAGCAACAGAAGATCTACTCCTCGAATATCGCCTACGGCCCGGCCAACAGCCAGGCGGTACCGCTGCTCGACAAAGGCATCCTCAAGGACATGCCGACCACGCCGGAGAACATCGCCAACCAGGTGCAGATCGACGTCAGCTTCTGGGCTGACAACGGCGAGCAACTGGAGCAACGCTTCAACGCCTGGGCTGCCAAGTAA
- a CDS encoding ABC transporter permease produces MAIAVPLTPVTGPTLKQRLARAERLNRWKAQALIAPLVLFLLLVFLVPIVALLYKSVGNPEVVGTLPRTVAAMTAWDGKGLPEEMTFKALSEDLADARKNQQLGDLSKRLNMESAGYRSLLMKTAKALPFEAAPGSYKEALEGLDERWGDPAYWQVIRRNTSSVTPYYLLAAVDHRIDDLGELAPATPDQAIYLDIFARTFWMGLVITAICLALAYPLAYLLANLPTRQSNLLMIMVLLPFWTSILVRVAAWIVLLQSGGLINSALMAMGIIDKPLELVFNRVGVYISMVHILLPFMILPIYSVMKGISPTYMRAAISLGCHPFASFWRVYFPQTYAGVGAGCLLVFILAIGYYITPALLGSPNDQMVSYFVAFYTNTSINWGMATALGGLLLLATVVLYLIYSRLVGASRLRLS; encoded by the coding sequence ATGGCCATCGCAGTGCCCCTGACCCCGGTCACCGGCCCCACACTGAAGCAACGGCTGGCCCGCGCCGAGCGGCTCAACCGCTGGAAGGCCCAGGCGTTGATCGCGCCGTTGGTGCTGTTCTTGCTGCTGGTGTTCCTGGTGCCTATCGTGGCCTTGCTCTATAAGAGCGTCGGCAATCCGGAAGTGGTCGGCACGCTGCCGCGCACGGTCGCTGCCATGACCGCGTGGGATGGCAAGGGCCTGCCGGAAGAGATGACCTTCAAGGCGTTGAGCGAGGACCTGGCCGATGCGCGCAAGAATCAGCAATTGGGCGATCTGTCCAAGCGCTTGAACATGGAATCGGCGGGCTACCGCAGCCTGCTGATGAAAACCGCCAAGGCGCTGCCTTTCGAGGCCGCCCCTGGCTCTTATAAAGAAGCGCTGGAGGGTCTCGACGAACGTTGGGGCGATCCGGCGTACTGGCAAGTGATCCGCCGTAACACCAGCAGCGTCACGCCCTATTATCTGCTGGCGGCGGTGGATCACCGGATCGACGATCTCGGCGAGCTGGCGCCCGCCACCCCGGATCAGGCGATCTACCTGGATATCTTCGCCCGCACCTTCTGGATGGGCCTAGTGATCACCGCCATCTGCCTGGCGCTGGCCTATCCGCTGGCTTACCTGCTGGCCAATCTGCCGACCCGGCAGAGCAACCTGTTGATGATCATGGTGCTGTTGCCGTTCTGGACTTCGATCCTGGTGCGGGTGGCGGCGTGGATCGTGCTACTGCAGTCGGGTGGGCTGATCAACAGCGCGTTGATGGCCATGGGCATCATCGACAAGCCGCTGGAACTGGTCTTCAACCGCGTGGGCGTGTACATCTCGATGGTACACATCCTGCTGCCGTTCATGATCCTGCCGATCTACAGCGTGATGAAGGGCATTTCGCCCACCTACATGCGTGCGGCGATTTCGCTGGGCTGCCATCCGTTCGCGAGTTTCTGGCGGGTGTATTTTCCGCAGACCTACGCAGGCGTCGGCGCGGGTTGCCTGTTGGTGTTCATTCTGGCGATCGGCTACTACATCACCCCGGCATTGCTGGGCAGCCCGAACGATCAGATGGTCAGCTACTTCGTGGCCTTCTATACCAACACCAGCATCAACTGGGGCATGGCCACGGCATTGGGCGGCTTGCTGCTGCTGGCCACGGTGGTGCTGTACCTGATCTATAGCCGCCTGGTCGGTGCCAGCCGCCTGCGCCTGAGCTGA
- a CDS encoding ABC transporter permease has translation MLTPYMSPIERAWFYGLRILCGLVLLFLILPVLVIIPLSFNSGSFLVYPLQGFSLHWYQDFFGSAEWMRALRNSIIVAPAATVLAMIFGTLAAIGLTRGDFPGKSLVMALVISPMVVPVVIIGVASYLFFAPLGLGNSFFSLIIVHAVLGVPFVIITVSATLQGFNHNLVRAAASLGASPLTAFRRVTLPMIAPGVISGALFAFATSFDEVVVTLFLAGPEQATLPRQMFSGIRENLSPTIAAAATLLIVFSVILLLVLEWLRGRGEKMRTAA, from the coding sequence ATGCTGACCCCCTACATGTCGCCCATCGAGCGGGCGTGGTTTTACGGTTTGCGCATCCTCTGTGGATTGGTGCTGCTGTTCCTGATCCTGCCGGTGCTGGTGATCATCCCGTTGTCGTTCAACTCCGGCAGCTTTCTGGTCTATCCGCTGCAGGGATTTTCGCTGCACTGGTATCAGGACTTCTTCGGCTCGGCCGAGTGGATGCGCGCGCTGCGCAACAGCATCATCGTTGCCCCGGCGGCCACGGTGCTGGCGATGATCTTCGGCACCCTGGCGGCGATCGGCCTGACCCGTGGGGATTTTCCCGGCAAGTCGCTGGTGATGGCGTTGGTGATCTCACCGATGGTGGTGCCGGTGGTGATCATCGGGGTGGCGAGCTATCTGTTTTTCGCGCCGTTGGGCCTGGGCAACAGTTTCTTCTCGCTGATCATCGTTCATGCGGTGCTGGGCGTGCCGTTCGTGATCATTACGGTGTCGGCGACGCTGCAGGGTTTCAATCACAATCTGGTGCGGGCCGCCGCAAGCCTCGGTGCTTCGCCGCTGACCGCCTTTCGTCGAGTGACGCTGCCGATGATCGCTCCTGGGGTAATTTCCGGCGCGTTGTTCGCGTTTGCTACGTCCTTCGATGAAGTGGTGGTCACGCTGTTCCTGGCTGGGCCCGAGCAGGCGACCTTGCCGCGGCAGATGTTCAGCGGTATCCGCGAAAACCTCAGCCCGACGATTGCGGCGGCGGCGACGTTGCTGATCGTGTTTTCGGTGATTTTGTTGCTGGTGCTGGAATGGCTGCGTGGGCGTGGGGAGAAGATGCGTACCGCTGCTTGA